The Anopheles moucheti chromosome 3, idAnoMoucSN_F20_07, whole genome shotgun sequence genome contains the following window.
ACGATTACGGGTCTGTCGGGCCGCAAGCTGCAATTATCTGCCACGATGAAATCGAAAAATATTGCCGGCTCAGAGTACCGTGTGGGACTGAAGAGTGTGCACGATCTGTCCCCGTCGCGGATCCGCGAGCGTATTTTGAACGACCTGAAGGTGAAAACCTGGGACGATCGGCACAAACAAGCCGTTAGCGAAGCGGCTAGAGAGTTGAGCGATTTCGAGGCCAAAAATCCACCGACCGGGCTAAGTGGTAAGGAGAAACTGGTGAAGGAAAATCTGGAGAGCCAGCTGGAGTTCCTGAATACGTGCGATAAGAAGTTTGCCGATCTGAAAACATCGTACGATTGTGTGCTGTTCCCGACGAAGGAGGGCTGGATGGCGGTGATCGACACTACGGAGAAAGGCGATTTGGAAAACGCGGTCCACGTGGTGGAGTATACCCGATCGCATCAGTTAGTTAATCTGGATGATTTCCTGTCTGTTTCGATCAACGTACACGATGAAGGAAACGTGCTGGAGGTTGTTGGCGTATGCTGTGAGTGCAATGAgttgcaaaaaactatctttatttttatttatgaaacgATTTTCTTTGTCTTGCAGCGAGTCATGGAACTCACGTCGCTTCCATTGCCAGCGGATACCATCCGGACGATCCCGAGCTGAATGGAGTTGCACCCGCTGCCAAGATCGTGTCACTAACCATCGGGGATGGCCGGTTGGAATCGATGGAAACGGGAACGGCGCTTGTGCGTGCCATTATCAAGGTGATGGAGTTGTGTGAAGCTGGTCGAAAAATCGACGTAATTAACATGAGCTATGGAGAACACGGCCACTGGTCGAATTCGGGTCGGGTCGGCGAGCTGATGAGCGAGCTTGTTAATAGATACGGCGTAGTGTGGGTAGCTTCGGCCGGCAATCATGGTCCGGCACTGTGCACTATCGGCACACCGCCCGATATCAGCCAACCGAGTTGCGTTGGCGTCGGTGCGTACGTATCGCCGGAAATGATGGAAGCGGAATACGCACTGCACCAGAAGCTCCCGGGCAACTGTTATACCTGGTCTTCGCGTGATCCCTGCATCGACGGAGGGTTCGGTGTGACGGTTTGTGCTCCCGGTGCTGCCATTGCTTCCGTGCCACAGTTCACAATGTCCAAGGCGCAGCTCATGAACGGTACCAGCATGTCGGCACCGCACGTAGCCGGTTCGGTTGGGCTGTTGATTTCGGGCTTGAAACAAAAAGCCGTCCCATACACCGCCTTCAGCATCAAGCGTGCACTGTGGAACACGGCAACGAAAATCGATTACGTGGACAAGTTCGCACAGGGCAATGGGTTGCTGAATGTTGGCAAAGCGTTTGATCATCTTACCACCTACTGTGGACTGCTGGAAAACAAACTGCGGTTCTCCGTTACGGTGGGCAATAACAACGCAAAAGGTATCCATATGCGGCATGGTGTTCTTACGAAGGTGGAAGACTTTTCAGTCAACATAGAGCCGGttatatttaatgaaaaatatgcgggtaagttgtaattaacgcgGATTGGGTGGAGTGTACATGATCTTTATATGATCCTCCATTACAGATGCAGCAGACAAGATCAACTTCAACGTGCGGTTAACGCTCATACCGACGGAATCGTGGATCAACTGCGGCAGCTATCTCGATCTGTGCTATTCTGCAAGAAAGATTTCCGTAAAAGTTGACCCATCCGGACTAGCGCCGGGTGTGTATCGGGCGAGCGTGAAAGCGTATGATTCGGCATGTCCTGCGAAGGGCGTTTTGTTCGAGATCCCAGTCACGGTGGTTCAACCGCACGTAGTTGATGCTAAATCGAATGAATTCGTACGCGGAGATTTACCGGTTGATTGCAAACCGCACACGCTTATTCGGGACTTCATCCTGGTACCTAAATACGCAACCTGGGCCGTCATTGAGATGCGATCGGCCGATACGAACGATGCcgtgggtggaaaatttttcCTACACACGTTGCAGATCCTTCCGATGAAGTTCTGTAAGGCGATGGAGATGCAAAAAATTCTGCCTGTTAACGGTACAACGCCAACGGTGCAGCCCGTTCGGGTGGAAGTAAGTTTGGAACGGAAATGGACATCCGGATGGATCTTTTCGGAAAGCCAGAGCGCGCGAGACATCGATGTTtactttattttctttatttgcagGGTGATCATATAATTGAAATTTGTATTGCCAAGTTTTGGTCAAACTTTGGAACGTTACCGTTGCGTTATTCGGTGAAGTTTCATGGAATTAGCCCACTGAATGGATGTATGTATCTTCTCTTGACTTATACACGCTTGCGAGAAAGTTAATTTATGATTGTATCTTTGCAGCGGTTATGCACAGCGCTAGCGGAATTCATCGAATCGATTTGACCGCCTTGACAAGCGAAGAAGTACACCCGGTAGTATCGTTAAAAACAGCTGCAATGGTTTTGAAACCATCGGAAACCAAGGTGACACCACTGACGGCACGCGATGTCATCCATCCGGCAAGACAGATCTATCAGACGCTGATCACGTACCAGCTGCATTTAGCCAAGGGTTACGAAGTAGCGTTCTACACGCCATTATTCAGCAACATTCTCTACGAGAGTGAGTTCGAGTCCCAGTTCTGGATGGTGTTCGATGCCAACAAGCTGATGGTTCGGTGTGGTGATGCGTACTCGTACGATAAGTACGAAAAGTTGGAAAAGGGTGACTACACCATCCGTTTGCAAGTGCGCCACGAGAAGAAAGAGCTGCTCGAGAAGCTGACGGAAGCGAACATGATCGTTAACTTCAAGCTAGCTAGCAACAGTTTATCGGTGGACGTGTACAAATCGTACAATCAGGTGCTGTCCGGTGCCAAAAAGATGACAAGTTGCTTCCTGGCGGCTGGTGTATGCCGTCCTATCTACCTGGCACCGGTTCCTAGCGAGAAGCTACAGAAAGCATCCATACCACCGCAGTGTTCTTGGCTGGAGGGCAGTATTACGTACGCGAAGGAGGACATCATTAAGAAGTGCGTTACGCACAGCTTCCAGTACATATTGACGGAAGGTCCACCGGCAAAGAAAAGTTCCACGGCGGCTGCCAGCGTTGCCACGACTGCTACGAATAATGCTTCGAATGGAAGCCATCTGGCGAGTGGAGGTTCGAACGGATCCGGAACTGTAATTACCGCTTCGAATGGTGCTACTGCTAATAGTGGGCCACCGAATGGAACAACCGGGAAGGAAACTCGTAGCAAATGGGATGAATATTGTGAAGGATTGCGCGATTATCAGACGGCACAGATAGCAAAATTGGATTCGGAAAACGCGGACAATCTGTATCACGCCCTGCTGAAGGAGAATCCCAACCATCTGGCAGCGCATTTGGCGATGGCTGATCATTATGATAGTAGCGAATTGAAGCAAAATCTTCCGTACGCATTTACGAAATCATTTGATCCGTCTGACCCGGCACCGGCGACACTGTTGAAGGTGAAGTTGCTGCGCATCATTGAGCTGACCAGCTTGGTGGTGAAGGATATTGATCAGAATGCGCTTCTTGCGTACTACGGCATGAAGGTTGATAATCGACCAAATGCAGCCAAGATTAAAATGTACGTATGATTATTGTTACGCGTTTGCTTTACTTAATTGTTTGTATTTCTGCTATTTTAGTCAAATGgataaacaaaagcaacttCTGCTGGATGCCTGCCAGCGTAAGTTTGTGGCCTTGTGCAAGTTGAGGGTTTTGCAGAACTTGTTCGACGCGCAGGACGTAAGTCAACCGGACTATGCCGAGGAGTTGGATCAACTGTACGGGGAAGTGGGCAAATTCATCGAATACACCGATTCGAAGGTACGTTGTGAATTTTGTGTAAGCGAAGCAAAATCAATgtatttacaatttttaaattttaggTTCTGCTGTTAACGATTTGGCACGCATTTTCTCTCAAGCAGTACGGCCGCATGGTAAAGTATTTGAACAAACTATACGAGGAAAAGCTAAGCCGCGATATACTGGAGGAAATACTAGCCATTGTTGATGAGAAGAAGTGGGCGCACGTGCATCAACAGCTTTCGAAAATTATCGTATCATCAAACCCTCAGGGATATCGACTTTTCTAATGTGCTATTCCGTTGGTTCGCTATTCAAATTGGATAGAAATTTCGCATTTCATCATAACGTAGCTTCAATAGTTCTCCTACAGCTCATTTGCTTGCTTCAATGAGTTCTGATTAGTGCAATTTTTTGAGTTCTGTATGGTCGCGTTTAAAAACAAGCACCGCGAAACGTACATTTGTAGTGCTTTTAAGTATTAATAAcaaatcttttcttttttttcgaaatttgtCGATGATTTTTTGTACTATACCTATTTTGCACTCTGGAACGTATTTGGAATGGCACTTTTGAaattgcaaatgcaaatgctTTGAAATTGGgaaatgaatatttgatgaaagGTTTAGTATTGTGTCATATAAATTTCTCAATTCTCGAAAAGCTAACAGTTCGTTAGTTAGTGCATTCATACTGGCAAATTAACTTAGTTGATTATGTAGAAAGTTATTACCAtattgtttgtattttaaagACAATTATGAGTATTTTTCGAGTCGATTTCATAAACGTCGGCAAAGTGAAACGCAACAAACACTTTGTCCGTCAATTACAACGGAACACGAAAAAGTACGTCACCGGTACTGATCATCAGCTTGTTCTACGGGTCATGATCTGGTGTTACACCTGGCATTGTTTCCCCGATTTCGAATACTTGACGTATTCACCAGCGCTCCATATTAGATTTGTTCACTTTAATAGATAATAGTACAGTTTTGAAAAATGACTGCTGGTGGGTATCATTTTGACTGCCCCAATAAacgtaataaattaaataaattaaaataaactataATATTCCTTACATACACTTTACGGTTTAGAGAATTTGTTCCTGTGCATATTGTGAAAGAATTTTTCAATAAGTAGTATAGAGAATAGAGTTTTCTGCCAGGTTTGTTTCATTGCACAATAAGTATCGTTTGATTATGATTACCCAAGGTAAAACTCTTCAATTCAATGATCTATTTTGAAGTGCCGATCAAGAGTACTAGGTATTTAGGAATGACGATGTCCCAAGTCGCATACCAGATGTAGATGAGTGCAAGGCCTCTTTACCAACAGCAAAAGCTTACGACGATGAAGTTGTCTACAAATTCATATAAAAGGACATTTCACATTCGGAAAGTAGGAAACTTGGTGAATATCGATCAATCCATATCCTGACATACGGTAATTATATGGTAATTGTTGGTTTCTGTCTCTTCCTTAGCAAATTACAATCCGCTAGAGAATCCGGGTTGGTGATGGCAACGTCACCAGCGTTCCTAGGTCTGACGGAATAATCGATTCGCCCCGAACAGTGTTCGACTATAACTGGTTTTAAGGATTCCTGCACTAGGGACAGCTCACCATGGCTAAAAGTAAGTAACACTACACATTATATGTTTGTTAAACAGAGTTTTATTTAGTGTTAAACACTAATCTTTTGAGAAGGGTCATTTATTCATCCTTTAGTGAGGAGTAATTCAAATCAGAAATCGACtcccaaaagattcatgaaacgTCAGTGCAGTGACGGAGCAAGTCTCTTGGAGTCTCTTGTGTGAATATAAGTTTTAGTTTATAGTTatcaaataacaaaaagaTTTGAGATCAAGagttgtaaaatttattgggtatttttttcatttaaatggGAAAGTCTCTTCGTCTTTCTTTATAATTCCATGAGAATGTGTCAATTCTTAAACCATTTTCAACAGTGCTGGTATTTGTAATATTATTTGGTGTACTTTTGTTGTATAtactatttgtttttattactttagTCGATGTCTGTCAATTACAATTACACTTTTTTTAATGCTAATTGACCATTTTTCGCAACAGAATGACGGGACCTTTTTACCTCAGCAAATGTGCCGATCAACGGTTGACATAAGTAAATTCCGCACCAGAGCTGCTTCTTAAGGTCAGTTGgcttaattaaacattaagcAAAGTAACACCCTCACCCTCTTGTACGTATCGAAAGTGACCGGTATCATACGGTCACGATACAACAGAATGTCATCCACTAGAAGGCAGTGGATTAAGTTTTCTCCATTACAAAGTACATTGCGTTTGAGTTTCAGCGTTTCATGGGGGAAAAAAGTGTACGAATTATGAATTATTTCACACTGACCTCTTGCTTCGATTTGTGCCATCACAGTCGTTAGTCGAATGCGGCCTTCAGAAGTGGGTAAAGGTAAAGAGCGGGAAGACTTCGCGTCCGTCctttactgctgctgctgctgctgtcgggGGTCCATAATGGACATCTGCATAAAAGTCTAGCGCAGACGGGGAACACTAAGGGGACACACTAGTAGAGCAGAGTAACAAGGATGCATAAAATAGTGAGCAAAAGCAGGTCGTGGAGACATGAGAACCGTTGCAGCTGCGTCAAGCACCCGACCCGGTCCTAGAAAAGGCCCACTTCATGTGGACAGCAAAGGAGACTTCGGTTGAGAGTTGCTTTCCGGGTTTTCTACTTTAGTGACAGCAGTACGGGTGTGTTTTTAATGATCGTCTTGCTGTTTGCCTATTCGTACACTTTTTTTTACGCATTCCccctccctctctccctccccccttcTACCCACATCTCCCCTGAATAGCTTGAAGGACCAACGTGGGAAGGTGAGTTGGTAGCGGCGGTCCACAGCGGGCTTATTTCTTTCCACGTGGAGTTGTGCAACAACCAACAAATGCATCCCCATTCTATGTCAACTGCATCGGAGCATTCTctcaaggggggggggggtttgggtGCAGATTGTGGGGGAGGGGAAGGGAGGGATGCCATGCAAAGAAAGGATCGCGCAGTGGATCTAGTCGAAAGTGAAAAGTAGTTTCACTCAGTGCACTACACGTATTGCTTGCGCTCGCAACCACATCGCACAGTGGCCGTCGTCATCTGCACCGTGTCAGTGTGGCCAGTGGAAAATTCCGCAGTTTCgcgttagttttgttttcggagGTTTTGTAGAAACATACTCGCCAGTCCCAGAACCCAGCAACGTTCCACATTGCTTaaggttgcgtttttttgtattccatTTTGTTTAGTTAGACTTCAGTTATTATTGTACGTTTGGAGTTCTTTTTTGGGCAGTTGTTTTACCATTTACTTACACTCGTGTTTTGTGGTGATGAGAAAAGTTATGCCGCTGCCCAAGGAATGGCCAGCTGGTTATGTACAGCTACCAGCCCAGCTCATTTGGCTGGTACAGATGCATACCTGTTGCATTTTTCAGCGGTCAGTTGCACTTGCACTGCCAGCGGCGGTTGTGGCAGAAGTGTGGAAGAAGCTTTCAGCTAAATTATGTGTTTGGATTGTGGATTTTTAGGAATGTTTGGAGGTGTTAAGTTATTTCCGGAGCGTATAAATTGGTGTGCTTTGTTACGGTAGTGGGACATTACAGAGAAAGAACAGAGTAGAAAATGGATGCATGTTGCGAATTAGTGAAGTAGTGACTGtgttttaaatgcttttaatgTTGTTCCATCGAAATTTTCCATTGCGTTTAATATGAATTCATCTTTGAAAGTATTCTCAATTTTGAGCACCTTGTGGTCCCTACTATTGGTACCTTTTGAGTGGATTAAATTTATGCTTTTGCCAGTAGTAAAGTGAAGTTCAGTCACTATTATCGAtcgataaaacatttctttaccGACCGATACTGTCAATATGCATTTATCGATAGAAAACTATCCGGTGCAATGAGTGAATAATTCATGCTAATACCTCCGCCAACGGTTGCTACGATGCATTTAAATTAGTATTGACATCTGTTTGATACGATCACCAACAGGATAGTAGGGCAACAGTGGGAGATTGGGGATTAGGAAATTGTTGAGCTTTGTTCCGAACGATGAACGATTGTTGTTGGAgcactgtttttttccaaTGAAAAACTCTTATGGATATTAATTTATAGATGATTATACATTTAACTTCCATTCTGCAACCTTACCCCATACTTTTTATATCAACAagtgtatgcgtgtgcgtgtgtgtgtatgatcaTTTGTTCCATTTGTAGTGCATTTTatagcggcagcagcagtagcaatcTTGGTTAGTGGCAATCGTGTAACACAAGTGAACTGAACGTGAGATTTGCATAAATGATGGTTCCTCTCGATCCTATGGGACCGCCGGTGGTGAATGGTGGCGGCACTAATGGTGCCGGAGATGGATCGGGCGTAGCGAACAGCTACGGTATTGCAACGATCAGTACGAACGCGTCGTTCCGTCGGCGCGATGACGAATATCGGAGCAAAATAATGGGTAGTAAGTATCCTTTTTGTCGTTCCGTTCCGCCACTGATGCAAATGCGAAATGTTTCAGCCTTTGGCTGGAAGCGTCACCGTAAACCCACCGACGTTAACATTTTGTTTCTCTGTTCTCTTTTGCTCTATTCCAATAATATAGCAACGGTGCGGAATTATGGtgagtgtttcgttttttgctttcaatttattttgaatagTTTATATATGAGGAGTTTTTTGTGTAAGAGTTTGTAAATGTACAACGTTTGGAATTTATTTGTGAATATGGTATATGCTTACAGACCTCCCTTTGGGGAACTCTTGAACCTGTTTGATTTTAACTTGTTACGTTTAATGCTATTTTGCTTAGTAACTTAAGCCACTTTATATTTAGAAAAGTGTTCTAGTTGAAGATACTGGAATTCGTATATTAACGAAGATATTTGTAATTGATGTCCTTTCCTAGATTCACACATCTTTTACCTAATGAGGatattttcatttatatttaattaaagctAAGCATAAAATTTGGTTACAATATTTAGTTGATTGCTTGTCGATGATTGCGTCGTTCAAGTGAAAAAGCTGAACCTATTTCGAGATTCTTGCCGATGTACTTCAAGTGTCAAAATGTAATATGTTGAATCTAAGCTCGAAAAACCCTGCAAACTAACATCTTTTCAATCGTTGTTTGCGATGGTCTATCCTATAGGTGGAAGTAGTCAATCATATAAAGTCATAGGTTACTACGTTCGCTCGAGTCAAGATCTGAACACAAACCCTTAAGGTGATATGGGCGAAAGGATAGATGAATAGTATAAGACACCCATTTAAATTTGAGCTTTAGTTACCCAAATGCTTTTTGAGCTTTGTATTAGTACAATATACAAATGGCAAATGTATATTATTATTACCCTTATGGGATTTATGCCATGAACAATTTTTGATGTGTGCTGTGTGATTTGCCTGTTTCAACGGCCTCAAACTTCAGCAACTTGTACCAGCAATAGcgattaaaagtaaaaaaggaTAATCCGGCAATGAATGTGAATTCAAACAACAGTTTCTCTTGATGCCACTACCTAACGATGTGCTCCAGCAGTGAAGGTCCCATTGGAGATTGGTGTCAGTGTAATCGAGTCGCAGTCGTTGCCTTTTCTCCATcgttcccctttttttgccaATGCTGATTGGGACATGCTCTCGCACATGAGCCATTCCATTTTCACCAATACGACTAGGAATGGGAGTAAAGTAGATAGTGGAATCAGTTTCCGGTTCGTGTTTCGAACTGGCTTGAATGGCAGGATTTCCGAACCGGAATGGACCCCAGCCGCCCCCCGGGTACGGCAGTATAAGTGCTGGACATTCAATTGACGGGAACAGTCACACAAAGCTGTGGCGAGCGATGAAACAGCGCACGAGCTTTTACCGCGATTCGCCGACCACTTATCACCTTCAAGACGTGGCCACTTTGTCGTACATGTTGTTGGTCGGCGATGCCGTGATGTGGTGCTTGGTCACGGTTGGCAAGCATGTTGTCAGCACTGCTGCCAAACAAAGCTGTAGTGGTAAAGTAATGAGTTTCAAGGAGTGGAAGAGGGAGTGTTCTGTGTTGTACGGTATGCTTTCCAAGGTATTATGAGTGCCTAAGCCGCTGTAGCTACAAGAAGCCATTAACAGTCGGAAAAGGTcccagctgtgtgtgtgtgtgcggaacCGAGTTGGGTTCAACTTTGGTAAGGACTGAACTTTGTGCTGGAATTCAGGGAACGCGGGAGGATACGCTTTTgtgaaacatgtttttttttttgggtgctcTGGTGCGTAGTCCTTGTGTGTGAAATGGGTTTCTTTTGCGTAATGTTTGCGATTAGTTCAATGATACGCTTCGGACtcttttttccacccattcAATGGCGAAAGTCAATGGGGAAGAAAGGAAAGTGCTTTTGCCCGATTGCCTATCGCTACATTTGCATACTCATTTCGCATGGTTATGTTCACTGGCTGTGAGGCACTGGATTTAGTTGCCATAAAAGGTGTGAAAGGTGTTTTTGTTGAAGCATGTAAAGtgcatggaaaaatatattaacaaatgtattttttatctaTAATCTAAAGGATATTACAATGGACGTTAGAGTGGAACACTAGATTGAACAATCTGTTCCTGTGAGAAAAGTTCCTGTAAGACATAGTGTTATTTTAATAGTTTAATAACGTTTCATATCTACATTTCACcaggaaaataatgaaaatgaacCTAAAATGTACAGTATCTCtgcaaattgttttatttacattcctttgctttatttgtctcgatcaaaaaAGATGTTATCATCATGAAATATTCCTTCGAACAACCAGCTCTGTAGGCTAAGGTACACTGTTGTTAGGTCTTGTTGGTCAACTTGGTCTACAGACAAGACACACTGGAATAACTGGGAAAAACAGACGAAAAAAGGCAGGTACCCACGCACATATCCCGAGGAGCTTTCCAATCTCATTTTCATATTTGAAATTCCGAGTAAatgcaatcttttttttttgttgtctacCGGAAGGTTGGCTTCGGGGTCATTGGAAACCAAATTCAGCTTCGGTACGCTTGGGCTCGTTTTGGTGACTTTTGTTCGTTTGGTTTGAAGTGTGTTTGATCTTTGGGCACCCCCAAGGCATCCCGGTTTGGTCCACTGGAACCTTGCGTTAGGACATCGAATGGTTTTTATTGGTTTATCTTCCCTTTCTAGGTGGGTTCCCTCCGTGACCCAGGGTGACCACGCTTTCTCAGTTTGTGGTGCATGTCCGTCTTATCGTAGATTGTGGCTTGCCTGAGTGGGAATCTTATGAAGGATAACaggaaaatcaataaaaatctcCAATATCTGGATCAAGAGTAGCTTATACAGTGCAAAGAGTTGACCTATCACTTTCATCCAAGTTGGCGTAGACAACGTGCATGCAGAGTGATGTTTCGAAGGTCATGGGTTTTAATTGAGCACTCGACCTTTCTTTGCTGTGTGGGActggagcacaaaaaaaaaacaatgaacaaGTTTAACAATGTTGTGCCACAGACAAATATAAAGCACCCAAGCAAAGTTGCAAACGTgagaaagcaataaaacatgCCCTAAGGTGCACAATTTTTAACTCTCATCAGCGCGTGCCTTACGATGCCCAACATTTAAGCAAAACAGTTTTAGGACACGAGTCTCCGACGAATTCCGAACCCCAAACCCCGCCCTGTCACTTTACGTACGTGCCAACTTTACCGCTAGCGAGGAGAAACCCCGAGCACTGTGAGCACATCACGTTTTGGAAACTTTTATTGTACACCAGGGACAAGGGTGGGGAATCTTATAGCGTGGACACCATCGAGCTCGGAGAAGTAAAGCAAAGCATTTGTACGATTTCATTTAAAGCAAGCCACTCTCAGCGGGTGAGGCAATGGAGAATAGTTGGCAGAAGTTGAATCTCCAGTGAGGACAGCAACTGCAGTGCCATACCGTCCCGATGGTGTACGAGGTTAGTGTATCCGCTACACCTTCTCGCAGCTGTCAGATTTGCATGAAGCATGAAATGATTTGCCaaagaaaaatgttgaaaCATATTTCTGACATGACAGCCGGAACACTAGCACTGGCAGATAAGGATAAGCATAGATATGCTACGGAAGGTAGATAAATGTGAgacgggtttttttgtttaattaacacAAGTCAGACAGAACTTACTCCAAAATTCTATTAAATGCTGAACCTTGGTACGCCATTGTTATTCTTTGCTAAAATATTAGAATATTGTTCGATTTAGTTTTTTACTACTATGATACGTCGTAACAACGATTAAGGACTTGTTTCATTTGATTGTTAAAGTTACGGTCCTAAGCTTGGAGGTGCATCAGTTGAAAAAGCTTGACACATAATATATCTCGCCTTGCAAAAGTTTCCATTAGCATATTGTATTTCAACTTGTAAATCACAAAGAATTGTCTGTTATTAATCcggaaaaccctgtaaaactCATTATTCTGTATGAAGTTCTTTATCTATTCAATTACTTCAAtgtttgcttatttatttattcattcatttattcatttatttatttatttacatatttaagtatccatttgatttttttatttatatatttacttttatttattcattacaTTTTTGCAATACAGTCATTACCCGAGTTACGTGAATTGGAGTTACGCGAATCTCAAAACTTTGACAAtttgtgtaattttgtttgtggaatttagttttttaattgtgttttttttaaaa
Protein-coding sequences here:
- the LOC128300903 gene encoding tripeptidyl-peptidase 2, which translates into the protein MILAAPGKVCFRKVADRIICSPHSKKRWLDELTKQNRPGGHESAFAVDCQTVTSAEQQTANRFGRKKEKTSVGTTSIVKGNSFVRKEMESVVDVKFPVTSLVPKNETGALSFIRMYPEYDGRDVTIAILDSGVDPRAKGLEQIPGGDVKVIERYDCSGCGDVDTSKTVTASQDGTITGLSGRKLQLSATMKSKNIAGSEYRVGLKSVHDLSPSRIRERILNDLKVKTWDDRHKQAVSEAARELSDFEAKNPPTGLSGKEKLVKENLESQLEFLNTCDKKFADLKTSYDCVLFPTKEGWMAVIDTTEKGDLENAVHVVEYTRSHQLVNLDDFLSVSINVHDEGNVLEVVGVCSSHGTHVASIASGYHPDDPELNGVAPAAKIVSLTIGDGRLESMETGTALVRAIIKVMELCEAGRKIDVINMSYGEHGHWSNSGRVGELMSELVNRYGVVWVASAGNHGPALCTIGTPPDISQPSCVGVGAYVSPEMMEAEYALHQKLPGNCYTWSSRDPCIDGGFGVTVCAPGAAIASVPQFTMSKAQLMNGTSMSAPHVAGSVGLLISGLKQKAVPYTAFSIKRALWNTATKIDYVDKFAQGNGLLNVGKAFDHLTTYCGLLENKLRFSVTVGNNNAKGIHMRHGVLTKVEDFSVNIEPVIFNEKYADAADKINFNVRLTLIPTESWINCGSYLDLCYSARKISVKVDPSGLAPGVYRASVKAYDSACPAKGVLFEIPVTVVQPHVVDAKSNEFVRGDLPVDCKPHTLIRDFILVPKYATWAVIEMRSADTNDAVGGKFFLHTLQILPMKFCKAMEMQKILPVNGTTPTVQPVRVEGDHIIEICIAKFWSNFGTLPLRYSVKFHGISPLNGSVMHSASGIHRIDLTALTSEEVHPVVSLKTAAMVLKPSETKVTPLTARDVIHPARQIYQTLITYQLHLAKGYEVAFYTPLFSNILYESEFESQFWMVFDANKLMVRCGDAYSYDKYEKLEKGDYTIRLQVRHEKKELLEKLTEANMIVNFKLASNSLSVDVYKSYNQVLSGAKKMTSCFLAAGVCRPIYLAPVPSEKLQKASIPPQCSWLEGSITYAKEDIIKKCVTHSFQYILTEGPPAKKSSTAAASVATTATNNASNGSHLASGGSNGSGTVITASNGATANSGPPNGTTGKETRSKWDEYCEGLRDYQTAQIAKLDSENADNLYHALLKENPNHLAAHLAMADHYDSSELKQNLPYAFTKSFDPSDPAPATLLKVKLLRIIELTSLVVKDIDQNALLAYYGMKVDNRPNAAKIKIQMDKQKQLLLDACQRKFVALCKLRVLQNLFDAQDVSQPDYAEELDQLYGEVGKFIEYTDSKVLLLTIWHAFSLKQYGRMVKYLNKLYEEKLSRDILEEILAIVDEKKWAHVHQQLSKIIVSSNPQGYRLF